A single genomic interval of Candidatus Bipolaricaulis anaerobius harbors:
- the glgB gene encoding 1,4-alpha-glucan branching protein GlgB — MGDREVRIVDGEPTLLTEQDLWLFAEGTHTRLYEVLGAHPITVEGKAGTLFAVWAPDAEAVSVVGDFNRWDPERHRMRPHRQSGIWECFVPGVGPGALYKYHLTSRHGPRLLKADPFAFHSEVPPRSASVVWDLAYRWGDSAWLQVRGERNALGAPISIYELHLGSWQRTEDGRYLTYRELAPRLAAYLEELGFTHVEFLPVMEHPFYGSWGYQITGYFAPTSRYGTPQDFMYLVDYLHQKGIGVILDWVPSHFATDGHGLGQFDGSHLYEHADPRRGIHPDWGSFTFNYNRHEVRSFLLSSALFWLEQYHADGLRLDAVASMLYLDYSRATGEWIPNEQGGREDLAAIAFLRKLNEEVYRQFPDVQTIAEESTAWPMVSRPTSLGGLGFGLKWDMGWMHDTLHYMAKDPIHRKHHHDKLTFRMLYAAHENFVLPLSHDEVVHGKGSLLGKMPGDEWQKFANLRLLLGYMYASAGKKLLFMGGEIGSWREWDHERAVEWALLDHAPHRGVQRWVADLNRLYRTEPALHTRDCGDLGFQWVEANDASSSVVAFLRWGREGRDVVLVVGNFTPVVRSGYRVGVPYPGRWVELLNGDATSYGGSGQGNLGGLDAEPIPSHGFPHSLPLTLPPLATLFLKPGPAQSP, encoded by the coding sequence ATGGGGGATCGCGAGGTGCGCATCGTGGACGGGGAGCCGACCTTGCTCACAGAGCAAGACCTGTGGCTGTTCGCCGAGGGGACCCACACCCGGCTGTACGAGGTCCTTGGCGCCCACCCAATCACCGTCGAGGGGAAGGCGGGGACCCTGTTCGCGGTGTGGGCCCCCGATGCGGAGGCAGTGTCCGTGGTCGGCGACTTCAACCGGTGGGACCCGGAGCGCCACCGGATGCGACCCCACCGACAGTCAGGGATCTGGGAGTGCTTCGTCCCCGGTGTTGGCCCGGGCGCCCTCTACAAGTACCACCTCACCTCACGCCATGGCCCGCGCCTCCTCAAGGCCGATCCGTTCGCGTTCCATTCCGAGGTCCCCCCCCGATCAGCGTCGGTGGTGTGGGATCTCGCTTACCGGTGGGGGGACTCCGCCTGGCTCCAGGTGCGGGGCGAGCGCAATGCCCTGGGCGCCCCGATCTCCATCTACGAGCTCCATCTCGGCTCCTGGCAGCGCACCGAGGATGGGCGCTACCTCACGTACCGCGAGCTCGCACCGCGGCTGGCGGCCTACCTCGAGGAGCTCGGGTTCACCCACGTCGAGTTCCTCCCCGTGATGGAGCACCCGTTCTATGGGTCGTGGGGGTACCAGATCACGGGCTACTTCGCCCCCACCTCGCGCTACGGGACGCCCCAGGACTTCATGTACCTCGTCGATTACCTTCATCAGAAGGGGATCGGGGTGATCCTCGATTGGGTCCCGTCCCACTTCGCCACGGATGGCCATGGGCTCGGGCAGTTCGATGGATCACACCTCTACGAGCACGCCGACCCCCGCCGCGGGATCCATCCCGACTGGGGAAGCTTCACCTTCAACTACAACCGGCACGAGGTGCGGAGTTTCCTCCTCTCCAGCGCCCTGTTTTGGCTCGAACAGTACCACGCGGATGGGCTACGGCTGGATGCGGTCGCCTCGATGCTCTACCTCGACTACTCCCGCGCGACGGGGGAGTGGATCCCCAACGAGCAAGGGGGACGGGAGGACCTCGCCGCAATCGCGTTCCTGCGCAAGCTGAACGAGGAGGTGTACCGCCAGTTCCCTGACGTGCAGACGATCGCCGAGGAATCCACCGCCTGGCCGATGGTGTCCCGTCCCACCTCGCTCGGGGGGCTCGGGTTCGGGCTGAAGTGGGACATGGGGTGGATGCACGACACGCTCCACTACATGGCCAAGGACCCCATCCACCGCAAGCACCACCACGACAAGCTCACGTTCCGCATGCTCTACGCCGCCCATGAGAACTTCGTCCTCCCCCTCTCCCACGACGAAGTGGTCCACGGGAAGGGGTCGCTCCTCGGGAAGATGCCGGGGGACGAGTGGCAGAAGTTCGCGAACCTCAGGCTCCTGTTGGGCTACATGTACGCCAGCGCAGGCAAGAAGCTCCTCTTCATGGGGGGGGAGATCGGGTCGTGGCGGGAGTGGGACCATGAACGGGCGGTCGAGTGGGCCCTCCTCGACCACGCCCCCCATCGCGGCGTCCAGCGCTGGGTGGCGGACCTGAACCGACTCTATCGGACGGAGCCCGCGTTGCACACGCGGGATTGCGGGGACCTTGGGTTTCAGTGGGTGGAGGCGAACGACGCTTCCTCGAGCGTGGTCGCGTTCCTGCGGTGGGGGCGCGAAGGCCGCGACGTAGTCCTCGTGGTGGGGAACTTCACGCCGGTGGTGCGCTCCGGCTACCGCGTCGGGGTCCCGTACCCGGGCCGGTGGGTGGAGCTCCTCAACGGGGACGCGACGAGCTACGGCGGAAGCGGGCAGGGGAACTTGGGTGGGCTGGACGCGGAGCCGATCCCCAGCCACGGGTTCCCGCACTCGCTTCCGTTGACGCTCCCCCCGCTGGCGACGCTCTTCTTGAAACCGGGTCCCGCGCAGTCTCCCTAG
- a CDS encoding CDC48 family AAA ATPase, producing MTPKEEQVELKLKVAEAHQPDVGRGIARLTAEHIAALGISPGEPIELEGARVTGAIAAVAYQADAGLDIVRIDGLIRANAGVGVGETVQIRKAKWKPATQVTLAPARKGLHLVAPPDSLRAVLVGRVVRTGDVVSTAARPEGSPFGGDLLFERIFREFTQQMGPAFGLGEIHLKVVSTQPGGLVRITPDTGIELLPEHVEVAERGRDVPEVAYEDIGGLRDVIQKIREMVELPLKKPELFDRLGIEPPRGVLLHGPPGTGKTLLAKAVATETDAHFIAISGPEIMSRFYGESEGRLREIFEQAEKNAPAIIFIDELDSIAPRRAEVTGEVERRVVAQLLTLMDGLRQRRNVIVIAATNRVEAIDPALRRPGRFDREIEVRVPDRDGRKEILMVHTRGMPLAPDVDLDRLAGLTHGFVGSDIAALAREAAMNVLRKLLPKINLDEAGIPPEVADELVVRWEDFDRALKEVRPSAMREVMVEVPTVTWADIGGLEEVQQLLREAVELPLTTPEAFRRLGITPPKGILLYGPPGTGKTILAKAVASESQANFITAKGSELLSKWYGESEQRIAEVFRRARQVAPAVVFLDELDALVPRRGSALGEPHATERIVNQMLAEMDGLEELRGVVVIGATNRPDLVDPALLRPGRFDELIYVPVPDQGARLAIFRIHTRTMPLGPDVDLEKLAAATAGYTGADIAEVCRKAGRIALREALTAREVTMLHFEQALAKTPRSVTPDLEEQYKRLAKNLRGAVRRIGLIPEGEETGA from the coding sequence ATGACACCGAAGGAAGAACAGGTTGAACTGAAACTGAAGGTGGCCGAGGCCCACCAGCCGGATGTGGGACGGGGGATCGCCCGCCTCACCGCCGAACACATCGCGGCACTCGGGATCTCGCCGGGCGAGCCGATCGAGCTCGAAGGGGCCCGCGTCACGGGGGCCATCGCCGCCGTCGCTTACCAGGCCGATGCCGGGCTCGACATCGTGCGCATCGATGGCCTCATCCGGGCCAACGCGGGCGTCGGCGTGGGGGAGACGGTGCAGATACGGAAAGCGAAGTGGAAACCCGCCACCCAGGTGACCCTCGCCCCAGCGCGGAAGGGGCTTCACCTCGTGGCTCCCCCGGACAGCCTGCGGGCCGTCCTCGTCGGCCGCGTCGTGCGCACGGGGGATGTCGTGTCCACCGCGGCCCGGCCTGAGGGGAGCCCGTTCGGGGGCGACCTCCTGTTCGAGCGCATCTTCCGGGAGTTCACGCAGCAGATGGGGCCGGCCTTCGGCCTGGGGGAGATCCACCTCAAGGTGGTCAGCACCCAGCCTGGCGGCCTCGTCCGCATCACCCCCGACACGGGGATCGAGCTTCTCCCCGAGCACGTCGAGGTGGCGGAGCGCGGCCGGGACGTCCCGGAGGTGGCCTATGAGGACATCGGCGGCCTGCGCGACGTGATCCAGAAGATCCGGGAGATGGTGGAGCTCCCCCTCAAGAAGCCTGAGCTGTTCGATCGCCTGGGGATCGAGCCGCCGCGGGGGGTCCTCCTCCACGGCCCGCCGGGGACGGGGAAGACGCTGCTCGCCAAGGCGGTGGCCACGGAGACCGATGCCCACTTCATCGCCATCTCCGGGCCCGAGATCATGTCCCGCTTCTACGGGGAGTCGGAGGGGCGGCTGCGAGAGATCTTCGAGCAGGCGGAGAAGAACGCCCCCGCGATCATCTTCATTGATGAACTGGACTCGATTGCCCCGCGACGAGCCGAGGTGACGGGCGAGGTCGAGCGGCGGGTGGTGGCCCAGCTCCTCACCCTCATGGATGGGCTCCGGCAGCGGCGGAACGTGATTGTGATCGCGGCCACGAACCGCGTGGAGGCGATCGACCCTGCCCTGCGCCGCCCGGGGAGGTTTGACCGCGAGATCGAGGTCCGGGTCCCGGATCGGGACGGCCGCAAGGAGATTCTGATGGTCCACACGCGGGGGATGCCCCTCGCTCCCGATGTGGATCTGGACAGGCTCGCCGGCCTCACCCATGGGTTCGTCGGTTCCGACATCGCGGCGCTCGCTCGCGAGGCCGCGATGAACGTGTTGAGGAAGCTCCTTCCCAAGATCAACCTCGACGAGGCGGGGATCCCCCCCGAGGTGGCCGACGAGCTCGTGGTGCGGTGGGAGGATTTCGATCGTGCCCTGAAGGAGGTTCGCCCCTCGGCGATGCGGGAGGTGATGGTGGAGGTACCGACCGTGACGTGGGCCGACATCGGGGGGCTGGAGGAGGTCCAGCAGCTCCTGCGGGAGGCGGTGGAGCTCCCCCTCACCACCCCCGAGGCGTTCCGGCGGCTGGGGATCACGCCGCCGAAGGGGATCCTCCTCTATGGTCCGCCGGGGACGGGGAAGACGATCCTCGCCAAGGCGGTGGCCAGCGAGTCCCAGGCCAACTTCATCACCGCCAAGGGCTCCGAGCTCCTCTCCAAGTGGTATGGGGAGAGCGAGCAGAGGATCGCCGAGGTGTTCCGCCGCGCCCGGCAGGTCGCGCCGGCGGTGGTGTTCCTCGACGAGCTGGATGCCCTCGTCCCCCGCCGGGGGTCCGCCCTCGGCGAGCCCCACGCCACGGAGCGGATCGTGAACCAGATGCTCGCTGAGATGGACGGGTTGGAGGAGCTGCGGGGGGTGGTGGTGATCGGGGCCACGAACCGACCTGACCTCGTGGACCCCGCCCTGCTCCGCCCCGGGAGGTTCGACGAGCTCATCTACGTCCCCGTCCCCGATCAGGGAGCGCGGCTCGCGATCTTCCGCATCCACACGCGGACAATGCCGCTCGGCCCCGACGTGGACCTGGAGAAGCTCGCCGCGGCCACCGCCGGCTACACGGGGGCCGACATCGCCGAAGTGTGCCGCAAGGCGGGTCGGATCGCCCTGCGCGAGGCCCTCACCGCGCGCGAGGTCACGATGCTCCACTTCGAGCAGGCGCTCGCGAAAACGCCGCGCTCGGTGACCCCGGACCTGGAGGAGCAGTACAAGCGGCTGGCCAAGAACCTGCGCGGGGCGGTGCGCCGGATCGGGCTCATCCCGGAGGGAGAGGAGACAGGGGCGTGA
- the thpR gene encoding RNA 2',3'-cyclic phosphodiesterase, translating into MAIIVSVRLFYCVELGDDVRAGIARSARSLQARIRAGTWVAPENLHVTLRFLGEVGEDLVPPLEELGAEASSQLTPFELRFDRFGAFPSPSRARVLWAGPTVDSAPFAALAHRIEEGVQALGFPPERRPAHPHVTLARLRVPQDLAPALAEAPPPDLQAWVDDLTLMASELRPEGPLYTPLARWSLGG; encoded by the coding sequence ATGGCTATAATCGTCAGCGTGCGCCTGTTCTACTGCGTGGAACTGGGAGATGATGTGCGGGCGGGCATCGCCCGGAGCGCCCGCTCGCTTCAGGCTAGGATCCGAGCCGGGACATGGGTTGCGCCGGAAAATCTCCACGTCACGCTCCGGTTCCTGGGGGAAGTGGGGGAGGACCTCGTCCCACCCCTGGAGGAGCTCGGAGCGGAGGCTTCTTCCCAGCTTACGCCGTTCGAGCTACGCTTCGACCGGTTCGGGGCGTTCCCGAGCCCGTCCCGGGCCCGCGTGTTGTGGGCCGGGCCGACTGTGGACAGTGCCCCCTTCGCGGCCCTCGCCCACCGGATTGAGGAAGGGGTGCAGGCGCTCGGGTTCCCGCCGGAAAGGAGGCCGGCCCATCCCCACGTGACCCTGGCCCGGCTGCGGGTCCCGCAGGACCTCGCCCCCGCGCTCGCGGAGGCCCCTCCCCCTGATCTGCAAGCATGGGTGGACGATCTCACCTTGATGGCGTCTGAGCTCCGGCCCGAGGGCCCCCTCTACACCCCGCTCGCGCGGTGGTCCCTGGGGGGATGA
- a CDS encoding archease: MPYEILDHEADAGVRGIGATLDEAFAEAARGMFSLMADLAQVRAEREVEIEAHGDTLEGLLVAWLGELLRERDVRGMLFSRFAVCIVGEDSRWHLVGRAWGERMDPGRHELGVEVKAATYAGVRVAKRGDAYIAQCIVDL, encoded by the coding sequence ATGCCGTACGAGATCCTCGACCACGAGGCCGATGCCGGGGTGCGGGGGATCGGGGCGACCCTCGACGAGGCGTTCGCCGAGGCGGCGCGGGGGATGTTCTCCCTGATGGCGGACCTCGCTCAGGTTCGCGCGGAGAGGGAGGTGGAGATCGAGGCCCACGGCGATACCCTGGAAGGGCTCCTCGTGGCGTGGCTGGGGGAGCTCCTGCGGGAGCGGGACGTGCGGGGCATGCTCTTCTCCCGGTTTGCGGTGTGCATCGTGGGGGAGGACAGCCGGTGGCACCTTGTCGGCCGGGCCTGGGGGGAGAGGATGGACCCCGGGCGGCACGAGTTGGGGGTCGAGGTGAAGGCAGCCACCTACGCCGGCGTGCGCGTCGCGAAGAGAGGGGATGCCTACATCGCCCAGTGCATCGTGGACCTGTAA
- a CDS encoding RtcB family protein translates to MELKRIGDFAWELPRAGEMRVPGWIFVSEELLRPLLSGTEGGEDEGGGHEWNALVQVRNVACLPGIVTASIAMPDIHPGYGFPIGGVGAFDPDGGVVAMGGVGFDINCGVRVLTTPLSRSDVEDRKEEVADSLFAHVPAGLGSEGKIRLTLNGVDEVLKKGAAFALERGYGLPEDLMYIEENGRMDGADPGAVSARAKEREFRQIGTLGSGNHYLEVQYVEEIADRAAARAYGLEEDQILVAIHCGSRGLGHQIGQDALPELERASRKYGIPIRERELVCAPIRSPEGGKYLAAVFAGINCAFANRQVIAHLVREVLAPLFSLPHGAIRTLYDVGHNNVKFERHRVDGEERTLLVHRKGSTRAFGPGRRENPDRYRAVGHPIFVGGTMGTASYILRGTEVGMEKAFGSGIHGAGRAMSRAKAKKRWRGQELVQDLAKQGITVRAHSYAGAAEEAPGAYKDVDLVVEAAVGAGLNALVAKVRPLVCIKG, encoded by the coding sequence ATGGAGCTGAAGAGGATCGGCGACTTCGCATGGGAGCTCCCCCGGGCCGGGGAGATGCGGGTCCCGGGGTGGATCTTCGTCTCAGAGGAGCTCCTCCGGCCCCTCCTCTCCGGAACGGAGGGAGGGGAGGACGAGGGAGGCGGGCACGAGTGGAACGCGCTCGTCCAGGTGAGGAACGTGGCCTGCCTCCCCGGGATCGTGACGGCCTCGATCGCCATGCCCGATATCCACCCCGGCTACGGGTTCCCCATTGGAGGGGTCGGCGCGTTCGACCCCGATGGGGGGGTGGTGGCGATGGGCGGGGTCGGGTTCGACATCAACTGTGGGGTACGGGTCCTGACAACCCCCCTCTCCCGATCCGACGTCGAGGACCGGAAGGAGGAAGTGGCCGATTCCCTGTTCGCCCACGTCCCAGCGGGCCTCGGGTCGGAGGGGAAGATCCGCCTCACCCTGAACGGGGTGGACGAGGTGCTCAAGAAGGGGGCTGCCTTCGCCCTCGAACGCGGGTACGGGCTTCCCGAGGATCTCATGTACATCGAGGAGAACGGGCGGATGGACGGCGCCGATCCCGGTGCCGTATCCGCGAGGGCCAAGGAGCGGGAGTTCCGCCAGATCGGGACGTTGGGCTCGGGGAACCACTACCTCGAGGTCCAGTACGTGGAGGAGATCGCCGACCGCGCGGCGGCCCGCGCCTATGGTCTGGAAGAGGATCAGATCCTCGTCGCGATCCACTGCGGCTCGCGGGGGCTGGGGCATCAGATCGGACAGGACGCGCTCCCCGAGCTGGAGCGGGCGAGCCGCAAGTACGGGATCCCGATCCGGGAGCGGGAGCTCGTGTGCGCTCCGATCCGCTCCCCCGAGGGGGGGAAGTACCTCGCGGCGGTGTTCGCGGGGATCAACTGTGCCTTTGCCAACCGCCAGGTCATCGCCCACCTCGTGCGGGAGGTCCTCGCCCCCCTGTTCTCGCTCCCCCATGGGGCGATCCGCACCCTGTACGACGTGGGGCACAACAACGTCAAGTTCGAGCGCCACCGGGTGGACGGGGAGGAGCGGACGCTCCTCGTTCACCGCAAGGGCTCCACGCGCGCCTTCGGCCCCGGACGGAGGGAGAACCCAGATCGGTACCGGGCCGTGGGTCACCCGATCTTCGTAGGAGGGACGATGGGCACCGCCTCCTACATCCTCCGAGGGACGGAAGTGGGGATGGAGAAAGCATTCGGGTCCGGGATCCACGGGGCAGGGCGGGCGATGTCCCGCGCCAAGGCCAAGAAGCGCTGGCGGGGCCAGGAGCTCGTCCAGGACCTGGCCAAGCAGGGGATCACCGTCCGCGCTCATTCCTATGCGGGGGCAGCGGAGGAGGCGCCCGGCGCGTACAAGGACGTGGACCTCGTGGTGGAAGCGGCGGTGGGGGCGGGGCTCAACGCGCTCGTGGCCAAGGTCCGGCCGCTTGTGTGCATCAAGGGGTGA
- a CDS encoding WD40 repeat domain-containing protein, producing the protein MKRTLWIALAVGLGAIGAPADPVATCTLRWLAAVGFSPDGSLIVTASDNGLVHLWDVSEILTAP; encoded by the coding sequence ATGAAGAGGACCCTCTGGATCGCGCTCGCAGTTGGGTTGGGGGCGATCGGCGCGCCCGCCGATCCCGTGGCGACGTGCACCCTCCGCTGGCTTGCCGCGGTCGGGTTCTCCCCCGATGGGTCCCTCATCGTGACCGCGTCCGACAACGGGCTCGTTCACCTCTGGGACGTGAGCGAGATCCTCACCGCACCGTGA
- a CDS encoding class I SAM-dependent methyltransferase encodes MTIEDWIRGHVPVEASTSAALRYERMIRQAAEPLPGVHRPADPAQPFDWVEQAQIGAFLAALGEARRVLDIGTGDGWPALPLARRVPEVVALDPSPRRAAHAQDNAVRLGLKNVEVACAPAEELPFPDGSFDGAVAACAIEQSTDPAQALREAFRVLRSGGRFAAMFEDLSAELRSPIEETAELYSDGEQAVYRLVHRSLAPLREVEYELRFRASPGLRSAAEEVRPVPTFRATPAEPGLRPVAPDDPVLGIPLLEASCDELIAARSFELRHRSPAETIALVAEAGFEGTRAYGNITWLARDFFGPAHRDGLLAELAPHMDGITRAFGHLYAAVPVGKTSVFFLVARKP; translated from the coding sequence GTGACGATCGAGGATTGGATCCGGGGCCACGTTCCCGTGGAGGCGAGCACCTCGGCCGCGCTCCGCTACGAGCGGATGATTCGGCAGGCGGCCGAGCCCCTGCCGGGGGTCCACCGCCCGGCCGACCCCGCTCAGCCGTTCGATTGGGTGGAACAGGCGCAGATCGGGGCGTTCCTCGCCGCCCTCGGCGAGGCCCGTCGCGTGCTCGACATCGGCACCGGGGACGGGTGGCCCGCGCTTCCCCTCGCGCGGCGGGTGCCGGAGGTGGTAGCCCTCGATCCCTCCCCCCGCCGGGCCGCCCATGCCCAGGACAACGCGGTCCGCCTCGGGCTCAAAAATGTGGAGGTCGCGTGCGCACCCGCTGAGGAGCTCCCGTTCCCGGACGGTTCGTTCGACGGCGCCGTCGCGGCGTGCGCGATCGAACAGAGCACCGATCCAGCGCAGGCGCTTCGGGAGGCGTTCCGGGTCCTCCGATCCGGGGGGCGGTTCGCCGCCATGTTCGAGGACCTGTCCGCCGAGCTGAGGAGCCCGATCGAGGAGACGGCTGAGCTGTACAGCGACGGGGAGCAAGCAGTGTACCGGCTCGTCCACCGCTCGCTTGCCCCCCTCCGCGAGGTGGAGTACGAACTCCGGTTCCGGGCGAGCCCCGGCCTACGTTCCGCTGCGGAGGAGGTGCGGCCCGTGCCCACGTTCCGCGCTACCCCGGCCGAACCGGGGCTGAGGCCGGTGGCCCCCGACGATCCCGTCCTCGGGATCCCCCTCCTCGAGGCGTCGTGCGACGAGCTCATCGCGGCGCGGTCCTTCGAGCTCCGCCACCGCTCCCCCGCGGAGACGATCGCCCTCGTCGCCGAGGCAGGGTTCGAGGGGACCCGGGCGTATGGGAACATCACCTGGCTCGCGCGGGACTTCTTTGGCCCCGCCCACCGCGACGGCCTCCTTGCCGAGCTCGCCCCACACATGGACGGGATCACCCGCGCCTTCGGTCACCTCTATGCCGCCGTTCCCGTGGGGAAGACATCGGTGTTCTTCCTCGTAGCCAGGAAACCGTGA
- a CDS encoding ABC transporter ATP-binding protein encodes MKGLAWVFQYAKRYRLSLVLTVASMLVLVGVQLVAPWIVRTMVAAVTDPGAGPEALTLVARLALLALAVYILRALMQFTRSYAAHVAGWHVVADVRNDVYRHLQRLSLRFYEDKQTGQLMSRMVNDSELLEQLVAHAIPDVFVNVLMLAGVTAVLMSMSWQLALLSMIPIPFIVLAMRGFARYVRPAFRQRQVALGELNAALNDNLSGIREIQAFTREEAEADRVWTRIVRYRDSLLHALRLMAVFHPAVELAASLGTIVLIYFGGRLVLNQTLPIADLVAYFLYLELLYQPVRALSNVWESIQQSVAGAERVADLLEQEPDVAERPDAIEFPGRAKGAIRFEGVSFRYSEGEMVLEDINLDIAPGSVVALVGPTGVGKTTIVMLIPRFYDPCQGRITLDGYDLRDLTLASLRRQVSLVLQEVFLFHGTVRENILFGRPDATEEEMIEAARVANAHDFIAELPQGYDTMIGERGVKLSGGQRQRLAIARAVLKDAPILILDEATSAVDTETELLIQEALERLMVGRTTIVIAHRLSTVRRADEIVVLRDGRIVERGNHAELMAHDGLYRRLNLVQVQDEISQAALREGTN; translated from the coding sequence GTGAAGGGACTGGCCTGGGTCTTCCAGTACGCAAAGCGGTACCGGCTTTCGCTTGTGCTGACCGTGGCGAGCATGCTCGTCCTGGTCGGGGTCCAGCTCGTTGCCCCGTGGATCGTGCGGACGATGGTTGCCGCGGTCACGGATCCGGGGGCGGGTCCGGAGGCGCTCACCCTCGTGGCGCGGCTCGCCCTGCTCGCCCTCGCCGTGTACATCCTGCGCGCCCTGATGCAGTTCACGCGCTCCTACGCTGCCCACGTCGCTGGCTGGCACGTGGTCGCCGACGTGCGCAACGACGTGTACCGCCACCTCCAGCGCCTGTCGCTCCGCTTCTACGAGGACAAACAGACGGGCCAGCTCATGTCGCGGATGGTCAACGACTCCGAGCTCCTTGAGCAGCTCGTCGCCCACGCCATCCCCGACGTGTTCGTCAACGTGCTCATGCTCGCCGGCGTCACAGCTGTCCTCATGAGCATGAGCTGGCAGCTCGCGCTCCTCTCGATGATCCCCATCCCGTTCATCGTGCTCGCGATGCGCGGGTTCGCCCGCTACGTGCGGCCCGCGTTCCGCCAGCGCCAGGTCGCACTGGGGGAACTGAACGCCGCCCTCAACGACAACCTGTCGGGGATCCGCGAGATCCAGGCCTTCACCCGGGAGGAGGCGGAGGCGGACCGCGTGTGGACCCGGATCGTCCGCTATCGGGACTCGCTCCTGCACGCGTTGCGCCTGATGGCCGTATTCCACCCCGCGGTCGAGCTCGCTGCGTCGCTCGGGACAATCGTTCTCATCTACTTTGGCGGGAGGCTCGTCCTGAACCAGACGCTTCCCATCGCGGATCTCGTTGCGTACTTCCTCTACCTGGAGCTCCTCTACCAGCCGGTGCGGGCGCTGAGCAACGTGTGGGAGAGCATCCAACAGTCGGTCGCTGGTGCGGAGCGGGTGGCCGATCTCCTCGAGCAGGAGCCCGACGTGGCCGAGCGTCCAGATGCGATCGAGTTCCCCGGCCGGGCGAAGGGCGCGATCCGGTTCGAGGGAGTGAGCTTCCGCTACAGCGAGGGGGAGATGGTGCTCGAGGACATCAACCTCGACATCGCCCCCGGGTCGGTGGTGGCCCTCGTTGGCCCGACCGGGGTGGGGAAGACGACCATCGTCATGCTCATCCCCCGCTTCTACGACCCGTGTCAGGGGCGGATCACCCTCGACGGCTACGACCTCCGCGACCTCACGCTCGCCAGCCTGCGCCGTCAGGTGAGCCTCGTCCTCCAAGAGGTGTTCCTGTTCCACGGGACGGTGCGGGAGAACATCCTCTTCGGCCGGCCCGACGCTACGGAGGAGGAGATGATCGAGGCGGCCCGCGTCGCCAACGCCCACGACTTCATCGCCGAGCTGCCCCAGGGGTACGACACGATGATCGGCGAGCGGGGGGTGAAGCTATCTGGCGGCCAACGGCAGCGACTCGCGATCGCCCGCGCCGTCCTGAAGGATGCGCCGATCCTCATCCTCGACGAGGCGACCTCGGCGGTGGACACGGAGACGGAGCTCCTCATCCAGGAGGCGTTGGAACGGCTCATGGTGGGGAGGACAACGATCGTCATCGCCCACCGCCTGTCCACCGTACGCCGCGCGGACGAGATCGTCGTGTTGCGGGACGGGCGGATCGTGGAGCGGGGGAATCACGCTGAGCTCATGGCCCACGATGGCCTGTACCGGCGCCTGAACCTCGTCCAGGTCCAGGACGAGATCTCCCAAGCTGCGCTCCGGGAGGGGACGAACTAG
- a CDS encoding Fpg/Nei family DNA glycosylase, with the protein MPELPDLEVVRDILSPRIVGQAVRGVEVNRPDLLRTGEGSVSLLVRKELHAIGRRGKYLLFSFGPEAHLLVHLMRWGWLWHGPHGYTPTTATQLRLMFDDGSDLRLIEARSPYLAAAWVVPDPKTAEPLRGLGVEPLSAEFTPEVLRHLIAGKRRPLKRFLTDQSLIAGIGNAYADEILFRARLSPVRYTHTLTEDELDRLWHAIGEALRWAIREIRARVGDVLFDREVRDFLFVHGKKGDPCRECGTPIAEILFEDARTNYCPRCQGPRVAPPLRRG; encoded by the coding sequence TTGCCGGAGCTCCCGGATCTGGAGGTCGTGCGGGACATCCTCTCCCCCCGGATCGTGGGGCAGGCGGTCCGGGGGGTGGAGGTCAACCGTCCCGATCTCCTCCGCACCGGGGAGGGAAGTGTATCCCTCCTCGTAAGGAAGGAACTCCACGCGATCGGGCGGCGGGGAAAGTACCTCCTCTTCTCGTTTGGGCCGGAGGCTCACCTCCTCGTTCACCTCATGCGCTGGGGATGGCTGTGGCACGGTCCGCATGGGTACACGCCGACCACGGCGACCCAGCTCCGGCTGATGTTCGACGATGGGTCCGATCTCCGCCTTATCGAGGCGCGGTCGCCGTACCTGGCGGCGGCGTGGGTGGTTCCCGATCCGAAGACCGCTGAGCCGTTGCGGGGCCTCGGCGTGGAGCCCCTGTCCGCTGAGTTCACCCCGGAGGTCCTGCGCCACCTCATCGCGGGGAAGCGCCGGCCTCTGAAGCGGTTCCTCACGGACCAGTCGCTGATCGCCGGGATCGGGAACGCCTACGCGGACGAGATCCTGTTCCGGGCTCGGCTATCCCCGGTCCGCTACACCCATACCCTGACGGAGGACGAGCTCGACCGTCTGTGGCACGCGATCGGGGAGGCCCTGCGCTGGGCGATCCGCGAGATCCGGGCGCGGGTGGGGGACGTACTGTTCGATCGTGAGGTGCGCGACTTCCTCTTCGTGCACGGAAAGAAGGGCGACCCGTGTCGGGAGTGCGGGACCCCGATCGCGGAGATCCTGTTCGAGGACGCCCGGACCAACTACTGCCCACGCTGCCAGGGCCCACGCGTCGCCCCTCCGCTCCGTCGCGGGTGA